The Mercurialis annua linkage group LG2, ddMerAnnu1.2, whole genome shotgun sequence genome contains a region encoding:
- the LOC126670118 gene encoding uncharacterized protein LOC126670118 translates to MNAKHVSVEKRNIPALQGMLSRNSSVCYSSRFFYCRNVAEGVPFQWEMQPGTPKDPPKSEILPPLSPPPAVVSLGFPKPCIHDMDQEEHFKFSIKSKLKFLKFIKKNFRRNKKGQEIIFNKNGIDDHNSKFESFEFSSSNDGDFMGSSRNSSFSSSSSSSSSSALSLSKSNSKDSIVHEINGCSPWNFNSILVFVAKRV, encoded by the coding sequence ATGAATGCAAAGCATGTTAGTGTCGAGAAAAGAAACATTCCAGCTCTTCAAGGTATGCTATCAAGAAATTCTTCTGTTTGTTATTCGTCGCGATTTTTCTACTGTCGAAATGTGGCGGAAGGAGTGCCGTTTCAATGGGAAATGCAGCCCGGAACTCCGAAAGATCCGCCCAAATCGGAGATTCTGCCACCACTTAGTCCTCCTCCTGCTGTTGTTAGCTTAGGGTTTCCAAAACCATGTATTCATGACATGGATCAAGAAGAGCATTTTAAATTCTCTATAAAATCAAAGCTCaagtttttgaaatttataaagAAGAATTTTCGGAGAAACAAGAAAGGTCaggaaataatatttaataaaaatggaatTGATGATCATAATAGTAAGTTTGAAAGCTTTGAGTTTTCTAGTTCTAATGATGGTGATTTTATGGGGTCATCACGAAATTCgagtttttcttcttcttcgtcaTCATCAAGTTCATCGGCATTATCTTTATCTAAAAGTAATTCAAAAGATTCAATAGTACATGAAATTAATGGGTGTAGTCCTTggaattttaattcaattcttGTATTTGTTGCAAAGAGAGTTTGA
- the LOC126669996 gene encoding uncharacterized protein LOC126669996 isoform X1, whose protein sequence is MPSTDTDLDLRVPISIGDYNNSNSNDNAFADVNNLEHCAKYLSQTLVTFGFPASLDLFANDPVSIARTCNCIYSLLQQRQRDIEFRESANDQRQRLLSDLSRLEAKVERLESQLQAKDREIATITRTEAKATAAFKAQIEKLQQERDEFQRMVIGNQQVRTQQIHEMKKKEKEYIKLQEKLNQVLMEKKKESRSGMEIMNLLQKEGRQRGTWNGKKTDNDFYKKIVDAYESKNQELITENADLRALLRSMQVDMRDFFNAPNGSAKQSSAVTEKVEADPSQSPLGGKTDVFDLPFHMARDQIEENLRTKMTSIKERLVELQDAHKGAELTSEASERELELEAQLVEARSIIQEQASIMSKHLAKSERPRESIISSPSEQGV, encoded by the exons ATGCCATCTACTGATACAGACTTAGATCTCAGAGTACCCATCTCAATCGG AGATTATAATAATAGCAACAGCAATGATAATGCATTTGCTGATGTGAATAACTTGGAGCATTGTGCTAAGTATTTAAGTCAGACTCTTGTCACCTTTGGTTTCCCTGCTTCTCTTGACCTCTTCGCCAATGATCCG GTTTCGATTGCGAGGACTTGCAATTGTATCTACTCGTTACTTCAACAGAGACAGCGCGATATTGAATTTCGAGAGTCTGCTAATGACCAGAGGCAGAG ACTACTATCAGATTTATCTAGATTGGAGGCAAAAGTTGAGAGGCTTGAGTCGCAGTTACAAGCCAAAGATAGGGAGATAGCAACAATTACACGAACG GAAGCCAAAGCTACAGCAGCTTTTAAAGCTCAGATTGAAAAGCTTCAACAGGAACGGGATGAATTTCAGAGGATGGTTATTGGTAATCAG CAAGTGAGGACTCAACAAATACATGAGAtgaagaaaaaggaaaaggagTACATAAAGCTACAG GAAAAGCTAAACCAAGTATTGATGGAGAAAAAGAAGGAATCAAGATCGGGGATGGAGATAATGAATTTGCTTCAG AAAGAAGGAAGGCAACGTGGGACGTGGAATGGGAAGAAGACCGATAATgatttttataagaaaata GTTGATGCCTATGAATCTAAAAATCAAGAATTGATAACAGAGAATGCTGACTTAAGGGCACTGTTGCGGTCAATGCAG GTTGATATGCGTGATTTCTTTAATGCTCCAAATGGTTCAGCCAAGCAATCTTCAGCAGTCACTGAAAAAGTTGAAGCTGACCCCTCACAATCTCCCTTGGGTGGAAAGACG GATGTTTTTGACTTGCCCTTCCACATGGCTAGAGATCAAATTGAAGAAAATCTCCGTACTAAAATGACTTCCATAAAG GAGCGTTTGGTTGAATTGCAAGATGCACATAAAGGAGCAGAACTCACATCCGAAGCATCTGAGAGAGAGCTTGAACTTGAAGCTCAACTCGTTGAGGCAAGAAGCATAATTCAGGAGCAG GCATCCATAATGTCCAAGCATCTAGCGAAATCTGAGAGGCCAAG GGAATCTATTATTTCATCGCCATCTGAG CAGGGAGTATGA
- the LOC126669996 gene encoding uncharacterized protein LOC126669996 isoform X2, giving the protein MPSTDTDLDLRVPISIGDYNNSNSNDNAFADVNNLEHCAKYLSQTLVTFGFPASLDLFANDPVSIARTCNCIYSLLQQRQRDIEFRESANDQRQRLLSDLSRLEAKVERLESQLQAKDREIATITRTEAKATAAFKAQIEKLQQERDEFQRMVIGNQQVRTQQIHEMKKKEKEYIKLQEKLNQVLMEKKKESRSGMEIMNLLQKEGRQRGTWNGKKTDNDFYKKIVDAYESKNQELITENADLRALLRSMQVDMRDFFNAPNGSAKQSSAVTEKVEADPSQSPLGGKTDVFDLPFHMARDQIEENLRTKMTSIKERLVELQDAHKGAELTSEASERELELEAQLVEARSIIQEQASIMSKHLAKSERPRESIISSPSEGV; this is encoded by the exons ATGCCATCTACTGATACAGACTTAGATCTCAGAGTACCCATCTCAATCGG AGATTATAATAATAGCAACAGCAATGATAATGCATTTGCTGATGTGAATAACTTGGAGCATTGTGCTAAGTATTTAAGTCAGACTCTTGTCACCTTTGGTTTCCCTGCTTCTCTTGACCTCTTCGCCAATGATCCG GTTTCGATTGCGAGGACTTGCAATTGTATCTACTCGTTACTTCAACAGAGACAGCGCGATATTGAATTTCGAGAGTCTGCTAATGACCAGAGGCAGAG ACTACTATCAGATTTATCTAGATTGGAGGCAAAAGTTGAGAGGCTTGAGTCGCAGTTACAAGCCAAAGATAGGGAGATAGCAACAATTACACGAACG GAAGCCAAAGCTACAGCAGCTTTTAAAGCTCAGATTGAAAAGCTTCAACAGGAACGGGATGAATTTCAGAGGATGGTTATTGGTAATCAG CAAGTGAGGACTCAACAAATACATGAGAtgaagaaaaaggaaaaggagTACATAAAGCTACAG GAAAAGCTAAACCAAGTATTGATGGAGAAAAAGAAGGAATCAAGATCGGGGATGGAGATAATGAATTTGCTTCAG AAAGAAGGAAGGCAACGTGGGACGTGGAATGGGAAGAAGACCGATAATgatttttataagaaaata GTTGATGCCTATGAATCTAAAAATCAAGAATTGATAACAGAGAATGCTGACTTAAGGGCACTGTTGCGGTCAATGCAG GTTGATATGCGTGATTTCTTTAATGCTCCAAATGGTTCAGCCAAGCAATCTTCAGCAGTCACTGAAAAAGTTGAAGCTGACCCCTCACAATCTCCCTTGGGTGGAAAGACG GATGTTTTTGACTTGCCCTTCCACATGGCTAGAGATCAAATTGAAGAAAATCTCCGTACTAAAATGACTTCCATAAAG GAGCGTTTGGTTGAATTGCAAGATGCACATAAAGGAGCAGAACTCACATCCGAAGCATCTGAGAGAGAGCTTGAACTTGAAGCTCAACTCGTTGAGGCAAGAAGCATAATTCAGGAGCAG GCATCCATAATGTCCAAGCATCTAGCGAAATCTGAGAGGCCAAG GGAATCTATTATTTCATCGCCATCTGAG GGAGTATGA
- the LOC126670671 gene encoding uncharacterized protein LOC126670671, whose product MQHDEVIWQVIRHSHCSFMAKITTGNFCRNPYNVTGVCNRSSCPLANSRYASIRDHDGVFYLYMKTIERAHMPNKLWERVKLPSNYEKALELIDKHLMYWPKLLVHKVKQRLTKMTQMRIRMRKLALKTREKIITAPRMKDKRDRRNQEKAEKAALLEKNIEKELLERLTKGVYGDIYNYPTEKFNELLDLDDLQVADEDKEEEEPEIEYVEAEDEEEEDMEDFGGIDLTHAFDADNDAEDEDEDDAEDNEKVDHKRVRNESDFALRKRDKDAGSKLKKKARVLVEVEHEGASERQKGVH is encoded by the exons atgCAGCACGATGAGGTTATCTGGCAGGTTATCAGGCACAGTCATTGCAGTTTCATGGCCAA AATTACAACTGGTAACTTCTGTAGAAACCCTTACAACGTGACTGGTGTCTGCAATCGGAGCTCGTGCCCTCTCGCTAATAGTCGTTACGCCTCTATTCGTGATCATGACG GGGTGTTCTATTTATACATGAAGACTATAGAAAGGGCTCATATGCCGAATAAATTGTGGGAGAGAGTTAAGTTGCCAAGCAATTATGAGAAGGCGCTCGAGCTTATTGATAAACATCTG ATGTATTGGCCTAAGCTTCTAGTACACAAAGTCAAGCAACGGTTGACGAAAATGACACAGATGCGAATTCGAATGAGAAAGCTTGCTTTGAAGACAAG GGAAAAGATTATTACTGCGCCAAGGATGAAAGATAAAAGAGATCGTAGAAATCAAGAGAAAGCTGAAAAGGCAGCTTTGTTGGAAAAG AATATTGAAAAAGAATTGCTTGAACGTCTTACCAAAGGAGTTTATGGTGACATTTACAATTATCCTACTGAAAAATTCAATGAACTACTTGATTTGGATGATCTGCAAGTTGCTGATGAAGACAAAGAGGAG GAGGAACCTGAGATAGAGTATGTTGAGGCTGAAGACGAAGAGGAAGAAGACATGGAAGATTTTGGTGGAATCGATCTTACCCATGCATTTGATGCAGATAATG ATGCAGaggatgaagatgaagatgatgcTGAAGATAATGAAAAAGTCGATCACAAGAGAGTTAGAAATGAATCTGATTTTGCCTTACGAAAGCGTGACAAAGATGCTGGTtctaaattaaagaaaaaagcCAGGGTGCTTGTTGAG GTTGAGCATGAAGGTGCTTCAGAAAGGCAAAAAGGCGTTCATTGA
- the LOC126668785 gene encoding uncharacterized protein LOC126668785, which produces MKKVSRMEKGKRKEEIPWFAPPTIPKDYRRPCQVYVGVEFSDTYPITLNNEGKILKGYWYRDENLTFEDIGNRLRDMGYPEVNRIGYHEPTGNWNTVTIVKDDIGITKLFNEGHAFGFVKMFIEFKRDPEPEEFNFDIDESVWEAFERNEADKEADKEADKGMPELEIEDQEDDREGHVLTAASVGMDYHSSDDATYICESDTEDDSVSDGGTDFDDEYTSARETKKKFRTSVCDRISGLGLDAMLEAPGGIASHNGKYWEGGAAGNLDAHKAIQDMDNEEGSDYADTDDGLLTPSSTDEDCLDIRKKKRASKLYYDPTCNHEDLLFKVDMIFMNKVQVKSAVQQWAICRGHDIRWRRSERLRVEARCKAGCPFKLYASRKKSNTSFKILRLHNEHTCQRATTNRQATSEWLAKEFIKKFRREPVYSASLMQADMKDKYKGLIVSESACYRARGLALDIIRGSLESHYAKFRAYDAELKRIDKEGLFQFYTINDPNSGAPIFQRYYVGFSGLKKGFRNGCRPVLCVDGCFLKTLTGGCLLSAVARDGNNQMFPVAWAITEAENEETWTWFLGLLISDLGFGDGMYLTLISDQQKGLKNAIVTLVPMAEHRNCARHIYANWKKKHRDPELKRIFWCAVNATNGPDFDSHMKTMASEKQWAYEDFMGQLNNVFCKSFVREYPRCDAITSNLVETFNGYIAKARQLQPIHMLEEIRTSLMKRMYLKSALMDSHHEDICPRIRERIDKTQISTRLCAVTPAKGGTFEVKCDPDQFVVDLKKKICGCRAWDITGIPCSHALACINFMRYDVRDYVHEWYKKDKYRATYEFSLQPINGIKMWPNV; this is translated from the exons ATGAAGAAAGTATCAAGAATGGAAAAAGGAAAACGAAAAGAAGAAATACCATGGTTTGCACCTCCGACTATTCCGAAAGATTACAG GCGACCGTGTCAGGTCTATGTGGGCGTGGAGTTCAGTGACACATACCCTATAACACTGAACAACGAAGGGAAGATTTTGAAAGGTTACTGGTACAGAGACGAAAACCTCACATTTGAGGATATTGGCAATAGGCTTCGAGATATGGGATACCCGGAGGTTAACCGAATTGGGTATCACGAGCCGACAGGAAACTGGAACACGGTAACAATAGTGAAGGATGATATAGGCATTACGAAGTTGTTCAATGAGGGACACGCCTTTGGTTTCGTCAAAATGTTCATTGAGTTCAAGCGCGATCCTGAACCTGAAGAGTTTAACTTTGATATAGACGAGTCTGTTTGGGAAGCGTTTGAGAGAAATGAAGCTGATAAGGAAGCTGATAAGGAAGCTGATAAGGGTATGCCTGAACTAGAGATTGAGGATCAAGAGGATGACAGAGAAGGGCATGTACTAACTGCTGCTAGTGTTGGTATGGATTATCATAGTTCAGATGATGCCACTTACATTTGCGAGTCTGACACTGAAGATGACAGTGTTAGCGATGGTGGAACCGATTTTGATGACGAGTATACTAGTGCGAGGGAAACGAAGAAAAAGTTTAGAACTTCGGTTTGTGATAGAATATCTGGCTTGGGATTAGATGCAATGTTAGAAGCTCCGGGGGGTATAGCTAGTCATAACGGCAAGTATTGGGAAGGTGGGGCAGCCGGCAATTTAGATGCCCATAAGGCTATACAGGATATGGATAATGAAGAAGGATCTGACTACGCCGACACCGATGATGGACTTCTTACCCCATCGAGTACTGATGAGGATTGTCTTGATATTAGAAAGAAGAAGCGGGCTAGTAAGTTATACTATGACCCTACGTGCAATCATGAGGACTTACTGTTCAAGGTGGATATGATTTTCATGAACAAGGTGCAAGTGAAAAGTGCTGTTCAGCAATGGGCGATTTGTCGGGGTCATGACATTCGTTGGAGAAGGAGCGAGCGTTTACGTGTCGAGGCACGTTGCAAAGCTGGTTGTCCTTTCAAGCTCTATGCTAgcagaaaaaaatcaaacacttCCTTCAAAATTTTGCGGCTTCATAATGAACATACCTGCCAACGAGCAACAACTAACAGACAAGCTACATCAGAATGGCTTGCTAAAGAGTTCATCAAGAAATTTAGGAGAGAGCCTGTATATTCTGCCTCTTTAATGCAAGCTGACATGAAAGACAAGTACAAGGGACTAATTGTGTCAGAGTCAGCTTGTTATAGGGCTAGAGGGCTTGCTCTGGATATTATTAGAGGGTCACTCGAGAGTCATTATGCAAAATTTAGAGCATATGACGCGGAGTTGAAAAGGATCGACAAAGAAGGGCTGTTTCAGTTTTACACGATAAATGACCCAAATAGTGGAGCTCCAATATTTCAGAGATACTATGTGGGATTTTCAGGGTTAAAGAAAGGATTCCGCAATGGTTGTAGGCCTGTGTTGTGCGTTGATGGATGTTTCCTAAAGACATTGACTGGTGGGTGCCTGTTAAGTGCGGTTGCACGAGACGGGAACAACCAAATGTTCCCGGTAGCGTGGGCAATAACCGAAGCTGAAAACGAAGAGACGTGGACATGGTTTTTGGGCTTGCTAATTTCAGATCTCGGGTTTGGAGACGGCATGTACTTGACGCTAATTAGCGACCAACAAAAG GGGCTGAAAAATGCAATTGTGACATTGGTTCCTATGGCAGAGCATCGTAACTGTGCCCGCCACATTTACGCTAATTGGAAAAAGAAGCACAGAGATCCTGAGTTGAAGAGAATATTTTGGTGCGCCGTCAATGCAACAAATGGCCCAGACTTTGACAGTCACATGAAGACGATGGCAAGTGAGAAACAATGGGCATATGAGGATTTTATGGGGCAATTGAACAATGTGTTTTGCAAATCCTTCGTTAGGGAATATCCGAGGTGCGATGCTATTACAAGTAACTTAGTGGAGACGTTCAATGGTTACATTGCCAAGGCTAGGCAACTACAGCCCATTCATATGTTGGAGGAGATTCGTACTTCGTTGATGAAAAGAATGTACCTGAAGTCGGCGTTGATGGACAGTCATCACGAAGACATTTGTCCGAGGATTAGAGAGAGGATCGACAAGACTCAGATTTCGACAAGATTATGCGCTGTAACACCTGCAAAAGGAGGGACATTTGAAGTAAAATGTGATCCGGATCAGTTTGTTGTCGACCTAAAAAAGAAGATTTGCGGCTGCAGGGCATGGGACATAACGGGTATTCCTTGTAGCCACGCACTTGCTTGCATTAATTTCATGCGTTATGACGTACGTGACTATGTGCATGAGTGGTACAAGAAGGATAAATACCGTGCAACCTATGAATTCTCCCTTCAACCAATTAACGGGATCAAAATGTGGCCCAATGTATAA
- the LOC126667396 gene encoding uncharacterized protein LOC126667396, which translates to MPGRPKKNRRKDPDEEPKKDPRFARKGVAMTCRHCLTEGHNKRGCPDKNKAPAARPAKRAKGRPRGPQWVDKSVSRGTPSSATMKKQRKEELLQRTIAAQRNASTSEQRAEIHTVLENQVVQAEGIRINTRSGFVYSKPATNDGVRYVSGAVATAAAVRDQRPPTSTCISSQQGSTTTCDPQRPSSVMYKSTASQAATPRIGKLPLKKGKKKA; encoded by the exons ATGCCCGGGAGACCAAAGAAAAACAGGAGGAAGGATCCTGATGAGGAGCCTAAAAAGGATCCACGCTTTGCTAGAAAAGGAGTGGCAATGACATGTCGTCATTGCCTTACGGAAGGACACAACAAACGTGGCTGTCCAGACAAGAACAAAGCTCCTGCTGCTAGGCCTGCAAAG CGTGCAAAGGGTCGACCAAGAGGACCACAATGGGTTGACAAATCTGTTAGTAGAGGCACCCCTTCATCTGCAACGATGAAGAAACAGAGGAAGGAAGAATTACTTCAACGTACAATTGCTGCACAGAGAAATGCCTCTACTTCTGAGCAACGAGCTGAAATTCATACGGTGTTGGAAAATCAG GTGGTGCAAGCCGAAGGAATCAGAATAAACACGCGTTCAGGATTCGTATATTCAAAG CCTGCTACGAATGACGGAGTGAGGTATGTTAGCGGAGCTGTGGCGACAGCTGCTGCAGTCAGAGATCAACGTCCACCAACCTCTACTTGCATTTCATCTCAACAAGGATCAACAACCACGTGTGATCCCCAACGACCAAGCTCTGTTATGTATAAGTCTACCGCGTCACAAGCTGCTACTCCTAGAATTGGCAAACTGCCACTAAAGAAGGGAAAGAAGAAAGCTTAG